Genomic window (Drosophila willistoni isolate 14030-0811.24 chromosome 2L unlocalized genomic scaffold, UCI_dwil_1.1 Seg196, whole genome shotgun sequence):
ATGCCCAACACTGGAAACAAATACAAGAAAAGTACATAAAAAAGCATATACACAtgtaatttataattatacAATCTTCCAAACAAAAATTGGAACCACTGTTGTGGTTACTGTGATTGGCTGAGCGATGGCCATGTTGACGCGCTTGACTAGCAGTGGTACTACCACGGCAGTGGCTCCCGGGTCTCCAAAAGGTCTGCAACGctttcaaaattatttgacTGCGTTTTTATGGCCTGGCAGCAACCAAAAAAGCAAGAATCAACGCAAGTCCTCAACTCAAATGGATGCCATCGATTGTTTCACCAATGATTTAGTCACTCGTAAGGTCCAGAAATGGGAAGAACTGCGGGATAACCTTATGAAGCCAACAACAGGAGCAGCAGTGGGATCAACTGGAGTGGTAATAGAGTCGGAAGTGGCGACAACATTTAGCCAAAACGTAAATCTCATGTCCAAAGGCATGGTGAATGATCTGAAGGCTTTGCGTTCACCCCAATTAGGGTTGGATATACGTTCGCTCTCGCAGCCGCAATTGGACAATTTGCTAATGGCCACgcttgaaattaaaaataaattggaTTTCCTTTATTTGATTCGTCAATGTATTCGCTGTAATCTGCTTCCGTCCAATGAAGTTCTCCTTCAATGTCTGAAGTACTTGAGTGGTCAACGTAAGCAACAACAGCTGGAGGCTCTGGCCGAGACTTGCCGCCAATTGAAACATCCATTTGCTAAAATCTATGCTGATTTGGCACCTTTTCGAGCTCTGGCCTTGTGGCACAATGGCAACGCGGATGTAGCCCTTATGACTTTACATCGCGGATATGGTACCAGCCTGGCGACAGATGAAGGACGAAAAATGATTCGATCGGCATTTAGAACTATCTCCGAGGAAACATTGGCCCAGAAGAGCGAAGCCGTGTTGGTTTCTTTGATGGAAGTGGCTCGTGCCATACATCGCGAGCATAAGGATATATTTGTGGTGGCATGTGTGTGGAAACAGTGCTTTGTTAGCGATTGGTTTTGCGATCAAAAGTCGGCTGGTGAACTTTTTGATTACTACAAAGAATTACAGGAGCTCGTCGAGAGACGTGCAAGTGCCCTATGCTCGTCCTTT
Coding sequences:
- the LOC6639676 gene encoding uncharacterized protein LOC6639676, whose translation is MAMLTRLTSSGTTTAVAPGSPKGLQRFQNYLTAFLWPGSNQKSKNQRKSSTQMDAIDCFTNDLVTRKVQKWEELRDNLMKPTTGAAVGSTGVVIESEVATTFSQNVNLMSKGMVNDLKALRSPQLGLDIRSLSQPQLDNLLMATLEIKNKLDFLYLIRQCIRCNLLPSNEVLLQCLKYLSGQRKQQQLEALAETCRQLKHPFAKIYADLAPFRALALWHNGNADVALMTLHRGYGTSLATDEGRKMIRSAFRTISEETLAQKSEAVLVSLMEVARAIHREHKDIFVVACVWKQCFVSDWFCDQKSAGELFDYYKELQELVERRASALCSSFLSRHNVDAVHRLIEVFLHHQQRLACGSCLSLLFNYQYLRKDLRACAEIVKSCSELEMPLNELQNEQFLSLFLDQSEPFETAAGGAANRTPKSFQYKF